Proteins from a genomic interval of Oreochromis aureus strain Israel breed Guangdong linkage group 6, ZZ_aureus, whole genome shotgun sequence:
- the LOC120440745 gene encoding uncharacterized protein LOC120440745 codes for MDSLHVILVLLLGGHWISGSVVDLTVRSGENVTLNCDCEVLPEEYVVWYRNCTHENQPPLVLKLKEDAWKKISDRAVSVNSLLRFHFKKNQSSGSYDLLIMNISDSDEGLYYCGTEKEQWVDDASVQVRYDHRYASIATRILISSRHTRPCPDSSPHSDSSTRPDSTPRAVYSGTCGSSLVPWLMMFTPGFSILISFFSFIFIYQFCRKTEKELQFFQNRLDHNNQRKQNEDEDLCLTQVWFQAQNGHKNL; via the exons ATGGACAGCCTTCATGTCATTCTTGTCCTCCTTTTAG gaggtCATTGGATTTCTGGATCAGTGGTGGATTTGACAGTGAGATCAGGAGAGAACGTCACTCTGAATTGTGACTGTGAAGTATTACCTGAGGAATATGTTGTATGGTACAGAAATTGTACCCATGAAAATCAGCCTCCTCTTGTTCTGAAACTAAAAGAAGATGCATGGAAAAAAATCAGTGACCGAGCAGTTTCAGTGAATTCTCTATTACGCTTCCACTTTAAAAAGAATCAGTCTTCTGGATCCTATGATCTCCTGATCATGAatatttctgattctgatgaggGCCTCTATTACTGTGGAACTGAAAAGGAACAGTGGGTAGATGACGCAAGCGTTCAGGTCAGATATGACCACAGATATGCCAGTATCGCAACAAGAATCTTAATCA GTTCACGTCACACGAGGCCTTGCCCTGATTCCAGTCCTCACTCTGACTCCAGTACTCGACCTGACTCCACTCCTCGAGCTGTCTACAGTGGAACCTGTGGTTCCAGTCTCGTGCCCTGGCTGATGATGTTTACACCAGGATTTTCTattctcatttcatttttttcctttatttttatttatcagttCTGTCGGAAAACAG aaaaagAACTTCAATTTTTTCAGAACAGACTAGATCACAACAATCAAAGGAAACAGAATGAG GATGAAGATTTGTGTTTAACACAAGTCTGGTTCCAGGCTCAAAATGGACATAAAAATCTTTAG
- the LOC116326011 gene encoding uncharacterized protein LOC116326011 — protein MDGLHVILLVLLGVVSCSQNGISVSVLEVTAQPGDNITLYCDCKMTIGVHIIWYRKCSHENTVVLRYKSVSWFPLEPLSHLHFVKNESSNSRDLVILNITESDEGLYYCGTEEQHGENKDCRFVYTYGNSTTRLKLGKPFIVQEQCDMDAGVTCVSWMMLFTPAFTILTSFSFILVYHTCQKTEKKSHHHQKRLSVKGQSRQNMDEDLCLTRVVFLSQDAQTHHSDDKEEINN, from the exons ATGGATGGACTGCATGTTATTCTTCTTGTTCTTTTAG GAGTTGTTTCCTGCAGTCAAAATGGAATTTCTGTATCAGTACTGGAAGTGACAGCCCAACCTGGAGATAACATCACTCTGTATTGCGACTGCAAAATGACCATTGGAGTGCACATAATATGGTACAGGAAGTGTTCTCATGAGAACACTGTTGTTTTACGGTACAAATCTGTGTCTTGGTTTCCTTTGGAACCTTTGTCTCATTTGCACTTTGTGAAGAATGAGTCGTCTAACTCCCGAGACCTTGTGATTTTAAATATCACTgagtctgatgaaggcctctactaCTGTGGAACAGAAGAACAGCATGGGGAAAATAAAGACTGCAGATTTGTTTACACATATGGAAATTCCACGACAAGACTCAAATTAG GAAAACCATTCATCGTGCAAGAACAGTGTGACATGGATGCTGGTGTAACCTGTGTGTCATGGATGATGTTGTTCACTCCAGCCTTTACCATTCTCACCTCATTCTCCTTTATTCTAGTATATCACACTTGTCAGAAAACAG aaaaaaaatctcatcatcatcagaaaAGATTGAGTGTCAAAGGACAATCAAGGCAAAATATG GATGAAGATCTGTGTTTAACACGAGTTGTGTTCCTGTCTCAGGACGCACAAACACACCATTCAGATgacaaagaagaaataaataactAG
- the LOC116325995 gene encoding stromal interaction molecule 2-like isoform X1, producing MFPPSPLLLVFPAALFWAAQVAGDLEGVTNPGESASFDPAHPCTVVSPPCMSEADRFSLEALRSIHQMMDDDQDGGIEVEESVEFIIEDMKQQQTNKHSNLHREDQHITVEELWRSWKSSEVHNWTQDDVLRWLKDFVELPQYERNFKEFKVNGNTLPRIAANEPSFLSGQLRVQDQRDKQKLTIKALDVVLFGPPTRPPHNYMKDLLLIVSVVMGVGGCWFAQAQNKASKVHISKMMKDLESLQRAEQSLIELQEQLEQAQEEKRNVAEEKQSLEEKMRDEIMGAQEEAHRLHELRQGAVSELSRLRYAEEELEQVRGALKQAEKDMQASWTVTEVLQQWLQLTHEVEVQYYNVKKQSAELQLATAKEEAERIKKKRSSVLGTLHVAHSSSLDQVDHKILEARNSLSEVTACLRERLHRWQQIELLCGFPIIRNPGLAKLTAQLYSDSIALGLPRVCQSSCSCHSSIHGSIEDLLDEPTSPILPQIPVAVAPLKRSPRARVSICRSRRSGVIPQPSAALISPDPDLLIPIRTPYSSYDEEEEHFRKTLKKQDSQERFSESEYMTSPPLSKLFPSSAVDISSRKLYHDDTELLSESPVTKTLTKEVEALVESPARKMSMEDPETSVDIACSKTVRDKTLDTSLETSSLKMSAEESCIDSTSKKMSRNRTGLPTDVVLKKGISNETDAEFSPRKIEKDTLGDLTAVPSKNTFRERSDLGIDVRKMIWDEVEASADLAKRKISKDMMGSSIDTSSGKMTRDDPEHLFDSRRITRDSMGVSQDTGSRKHAFHKGENQLDSSVRGSAKDKIVETTRIPTRKISRDELEYYTDVASVKILSRERLAALVDTSSSTEMQEFCLEPSTSKGLQRNELEMSAGSLRRRMPRMPREDAESTTDTTTGKISRDRVDIPREMPKQFILREELSESSSLAARNVQPDLMLTSQVPWKSSSDFFTAGPLSQLVYDGILEKSCSSMSAATNLSAGRLRAEMEPPLPKPRVVLPAPSLPSEAADDRNKEKEKSKKPLKLKNLFKKKNESSPEKL from the exons ATGTTCCCTCCGTCCCCGCTACTGCTCGTTTTCCCCGCTGCACTCTTCTGGGCCGCACAAGTTGCCGGGGACCTCGAGGGTGTTACCAACCCCGGTGAGAGCGCAAGTTTCGACCCGGCAC ACCCCTGCACCGTAGTGTCTCCACCATGCATGAGCGAAGCTGATCGCTTCAGCTTGGAGGCCCTTCGGAGCATCCATCAGATGATGGACGATGACCAAGATGGGGGGATTGAGGTGGAAGAGAGTGTGGAG TTCATTATTGAAGACATGAAGCAGCAACAGACTAACAAACACAGCAACCTGCACAGAGAAGACCAGCACATCACAGTTGAGGAGCTCTGGAGAAGCTGGAAGTCATCCGAAG tacATAATTGGACTCAGGATGACGTGCTCCGCTGGCTGAAGGATTTTGTTGAATTGCCACAGTATGAGAGAAATTTTAAAGAGTTTAAGGTCAATGGAAACACACTCCCCAG GATTGCAGCTAATGAGCCTTCATTCCTGAGTGGCCAGCTAAGAGTTCAGGAccagagagacaaacagaagCTCACCATCAAAGCTCTGGATGTTGTTCTGTTTGGCCCACCTACAC GGCCCCCTCATAACTACATGAAGGACCtgctgctcattgtgtcagttGTGATGGGAGTCGGCGGCTGCTGGTTTGCCCAGGCTCAGAACAAAGCCAGCAAAGTCCACATATCCAAAATGATGAAAGATTTAGAAAGTCTCCAGAGGGCTGAACAGAGCCTCATAGAACTACAAGAACA ACTGGAGCAAGCCCAGGAAGAAAAGCGTAATGTggcagaagaaaaacagagccTAGAGGAGAAGATGAGAGATGAGATCATGGGGGCACAGGAAGAAGCTCACCGTCTGCATGAGCTGAGGCAGGGAGCTGTCAGTGAGCTGAGCCGCCTCAGATATGCAGAGGAGGAGCTGGAACAG GTCCGTGGAGCGCTGAAGCAGGCCGAGAAGGACATGCAAGCCAGCTGGACTGTCACAGAGGTGCTTCAGCAGTGGCTGCAGCTGACACATGAGGTAGAGGTGCAGTACTACAATGTTAAGAAGCAGAGTGCAGAACTACAGCTTGCCACTGCCAAGGAGGAG GCAGAGAGGATTAAGAAGAAGAGAAGCTCTGTGCTGGGGACACTCCACGTGGCCCACAGCTCCTCTCTAGACCAAGTAGACCACAAGATTTTGGAAGCCAG GAATTCCTTGTCTGAAGTAACAGCCTGCCTGCGGGAGCGTCTTCATCGCTGGCAACAGATTGAGCTCCTCTGTGGATTTCCTATCATCAGGAATCCGGGTTTAGCAAAACTCACTGCTCAACTCTACTCCGACTCAATTGCCCTGGGGTTGCCTAGAGTGTGCCAGTCATCTTGTTCGTGCCACAGCTCCATTCATGGCTCCATAGAGGATCTTTTAGATGAGCCTACCTCTCCTATTTTACCTCAGATACCAG TTGCAGTTGCACCACTTAAACGGTCTCCTCGAGCACGGGTATCCATATGTCGGTCACGCCGCTCCGGGGTCATTCCTCAACCATCAGCTGCATTGATCTCCCCAGACCCTGACCTTCTTATCCCCATCCGAACTCCCTACTCTTCCTATGACGAGGAAGAGGAACATTTCcgaaaaacactaaaaaaaca AGATTCCCAAGAAAGGTTCTCAGAGTCAGAGTATATGActtctcctcctctcagcaAACTGTTCCCTAGTTCTGCTGTTGACATCTCCTCGCGAAAGCTCTATCACGATGACACCGAGCTGCTTTCTGAGAGCCCTGTTACAAAAACTTTAACTAAAGAAGTAGAGGCTCTTGTTGAATCACCAGCTCGCAAAATGTCCATGGAAGACCCTGAAACTTCTGTTGATATTGCCTGTAGCAAGACGGTAAGAGACAAAACCTTGGATACTTCTTTGGAAACATCTTCTTTAAAAATGTCTGCAGAAGAGTCATGCATAGATTCAACATCAAAGAAGATGTCACGCAACAGGACTGGACTTCCCACTGATGTTGTGCTTAAAAAGGGAATTTCAAATGAGACAGATGCAGAGTTTTCACCCAGGAAAATAGAGAAGGACACACTGGGGGATTTGACAGCGGTTCCCTCAAAGAATACATTCAGAGAAAGAAGTGATTTGGGAATAGATGTGAGAAAGATGATATGGGATGAAGTAGAAGCATCAGCGGATCTAGCAAAAAGGAAgatatcaaaagatatgatggGCTCTTCAATTGACACTTCCTCAGGAAAGATGACAAGGGATGATCCTGAGCATCTGTTTGACTCCAGAAGGATTACAAGAGATTCAATGGGAGTGTCCCAAGACACAGGTTCCAGGAAGCATGCGTTCCATAAAGGGGAAAATCAACTCGATTCCTCTGTGAGGGGATCAGCAAAAGACAAAATTGTTGAGACAACCAGAATACCAACAAGAAAAATATCTAGAGATGAGCTGGAGTACTATACAGATGTTGCTTCAGTGAAGATACTGTCCAGAGAGAGACTCGCAGCACTCGTGGATACCTCATCCTCTACAGAGATGCAAGAGTTTTGTTTAGAGCCATCAACAAGTAAAGGTTTACAGAGAAATGAACTTGAAATGTCTGCTGGTTCTCTCAGAAGGAGAATGCCAAGAATGCCAAGAGAGGATGCTGAAAGCACCACAGACACTACTACTGGAAAAATCTCTCGGGATAGAGTTGATATCCCAAGGGAAATGCCTAAACAATTCATCTTGAGGGAAGAGTTATCAGAATCAAGTTCACTGGCAGCTCGAAATGTGCAGCCTGATCTCATGTTAACATCCCAGGTGCCATGGAAGTCTTCATCAGACTTTTTCACTGCTGGGCCGCTGAGCCAGCTTGTTTACGATGGAATCCTGGAAAAATCATGCAGCTCCATGTCTGCAGCAACAAACCTCTCTGCTGGCAGGCTGCGAGCAGAGATGGAGCCACCTCTGCCAAAACCAAGGGTTGTCCTCCCTGCTCCCTCATTGCCTTCGGAGGCCGCAGATGACAGGaacaaggaaaaggaaaagagcaaaaaacctttaaagctcaaaaatctctttaaaaagaaaaatgagtcGAGTCCAGAGAAGCTATAA
- the LOC116325995 gene encoding stromal interaction molecule 2-like isoform X2 → MFPPSPLLLVFPAALFWAAQVAGDLEGVTNPDPCTVVSPPCMSEADRFSLEALRSIHQMMDDDQDGGIEVEESVEFIIEDMKQQQTNKHSNLHREDQHITVEELWRSWKSSEVHNWTQDDVLRWLKDFVELPQYERNFKEFKVNGNTLPRIAANEPSFLSGQLRVQDQRDKQKLTIKALDVVLFGPPTRPPHNYMKDLLLIVSVVMGVGGCWFAQAQNKASKVHISKMMKDLESLQRAEQSLIELQEQLEQAQEEKRNVAEEKQSLEEKMRDEIMGAQEEAHRLHELRQGAVSELSRLRYAEEELEQVRGALKQAEKDMQASWTVTEVLQQWLQLTHEVEVQYYNVKKQSAELQLATAKEEAERIKKKRSSVLGTLHVAHSSSLDQVDHKILEARNSLSEVTACLRERLHRWQQIELLCGFPIIRNPGLAKLTAQLYSDSIALGLPRVCQSSCSCHSSIHGSIEDLLDEPTSPILPQIPVAVAPLKRSPRARVSICRSRRSGVIPQPSAALISPDPDLLIPIRTPYSSYDEEEEHFRKTLKKQDSQERFSESEYMTSPPLSKLFPSSAVDISSRKLYHDDTELLSESPVTKTLTKEVEALVESPARKMSMEDPETSVDIACSKTVRDKTLDTSLETSSLKMSAEESCIDSTSKKMSRNRTGLPTDVVLKKGISNETDAEFSPRKIEKDTLGDLTAVPSKNTFRERSDLGIDVRKMIWDEVEASADLAKRKISKDMMGSSIDTSSGKMTRDDPEHLFDSRRITRDSMGVSQDTGSRKHAFHKGENQLDSSVRGSAKDKIVETTRIPTRKISRDELEYYTDVASVKILSRERLAALVDTSSSTEMQEFCLEPSTSKGLQRNELEMSAGSLRRRMPRMPREDAESTTDTTTGKISRDRVDIPREMPKQFILREELSESSSLAARNVQPDLMLTSQVPWKSSSDFFTAGPLSQLVYDGILEKSCSSMSAATNLSAGRLRAEMEPPLPKPRVVLPAPSLPSEAADDRNKEKEKSKKPLKLKNLFKKKNESSPEKL, encoded by the exons ATGTTCCCTCCGTCCCCGCTACTGCTCGTTTTCCCCGCTGCACTCTTCTGGGCCGCACAAGTTGCCGGGGACCTCGAGGGTGTTACCAACCCCG ACCCCTGCACCGTAGTGTCTCCACCATGCATGAGCGAAGCTGATCGCTTCAGCTTGGAGGCCCTTCGGAGCATCCATCAGATGATGGACGATGACCAAGATGGGGGGATTGAGGTGGAAGAGAGTGTGGAG TTCATTATTGAAGACATGAAGCAGCAACAGACTAACAAACACAGCAACCTGCACAGAGAAGACCAGCACATCACAGTTGAGGAGCTCTGGAGAAGCTGGAAGTCATCCGAAG tacATAATTGGACTCAGGATGACGTGCTCCGCTGGCTGAAGGATTTTGTTGAATTGCCACAGTATGAGAGAAATTTTAAAGAGTTTAAGGTCAATGGAAACACACTCCCCAG GATTGCAGCTAATGAGCCTTCATTCCTGAGTGGCCAGCTAAGAGTTCAGGAccagagagacaaacagaagCTCACCATCAAAGCTCTGGATGTTGTTCTGTTTGGCCCACCTACAC GGCCCCCTCATAACTACATGAAGGACCtgctgctcattgtgtcagttGTGATGGGAGTCGGCGGCTGCTGGTTTGCCCAGGCTCAGAACAAAGCCAGCAAAGTCCACATATCCAAAATGATGAAAGATTTAGAAAGTCTCCAGAGGGCTGAACAGAGCCTCATAGAACTACAAGAACA ACTGGAGCAAGCCCAGGAAGAAAAGCGTAATGTggcagaagaaaaacagagccTAGAGGAGAAGATGAGAGATGAGATCATGGGGGCACAGGAAGAAGCTCACCGTCTGCATGAGCTGAGGCAGGGAGCTGTCAGTGAGCTGAGCCGCCTCAGATATGCAGAGGAGGAGCTGGAACAG GTCCGTGGAGCGCTGAAGCAGGCCGAGAAGGACATGCAAGCCAGCTGGACTGTCACAGAGGTGCTTCAGCAGTGGCTGCAGCTGACACATGAGGTAGAGGTGCAGTACTACAATGTTAAGAAGCAGAGTGCAGAACTACAGCTTGCCACTGCCAAGGAGGAG GCAGAGAGGATTAAGAAGAAGAGAAGCTCTGTGCTGGGGACACTCCACGTGGCCCACAGCTCCTCTCTAGACCAAGTAGACCACAAGATTTTGGAAGCCAG GAATTCCTTGTCTGAAGTAACAGCCTGCCTGCGGGAGCGTCTTCATCGCTGGCAACAGATTGAGCTCCTCTGTGGATTTCCTATCATCAGGAATCCGGGTTTAGCAAAACTCACTGCTCAACTCTACTCCGACTCAATTGCCCTGGGGTTGCCTAGAGTGTGCCAGTCATCTTGTTCGTGCCACAGCTCCATTCATGGCTCCATAGAGGATCTTTTAGATGAGCCTACCTCTCCTATTTTACCTCAGATACCAG TTGCAGTTGCACCACTTAAACGGTCTCCTCGAGCACGGGTATCCATATGTCGGTCACGCCGCTCCGGGGTCATTCCTCAACCATCAGCTGCATTGATCTCCCCAGACCCTGACCTTCTTATCCCCATCCGAACTCCCTACTCTTCCTATGACGAGGAAGAGGAACATTTCcgaaaaacactaaaaaaaca AGATTCCCAAGAAAGGTTCTCAGAGTCAGAGTATATGActtctcctcctctcagcaAACTGTTCCCTAGTTCTGCTGTTGACATCTCCTCGCGAAAGCTCTATCACGATGACACCGAGCTGCTTTCTGAGAGCCCTGTTACAAAAACTTTAACTAAAGAAGTAGAGGCTCTTGTTGAATCACCAGCTCGCAAAATGTCCATGGAAGACCCTGAAACTTCTGTTGATATTGCCTGTAGCAAGACGGTAAGAGACAAAACCTTGGATACTTCTTTGGAAACATCTTCTTTAAAAATGTCTGCAGAAGAGTCATGCATAGATTCAACATCAAAGAAGATGTCACGCAACAGGACTGGACTTCCCACTGATGTTGTGCTTAAAAAGGGAATTTCAAATGAGACAGATGCAGAGTTTTCACCCAGGAAAATAGAGAAGGACACACTGGGGGATTTGACAGCGGTTCCCTCAAAGAATACATTCAGAGAAAGAAGTGATTTGGGAATAGATGTGAGAAAGATGATATGGGATGAAGTAGAAGCATCAGCGGATCTAGCAAAAAGGAAgatatcaaaagatatgatggGCTCTTCAATTGACACTTCCTCAGGAAAGATGACAAGGGATGATCCTGAGCATCTGTTTGACTCCAGAAGGATTACAAGAGATTCAATGGGAGTGTCCCAAGACACAGGTTCCAGGAAGCATGCGTTCCATAAAGGGGAAAATCAACTCGATTCCTCTGTGAGGGGATCAGCAAAAGACAAAATTGTTGAGACAACCAGAATACCAACAAGAAAAATATCTAGAGATGAGCTGGAGTACTATACAGATGTTGCTTCAGTGAAGATACTGTCCAGAGAGAGACTCGCAGCACTCGTGGATACCTCATCCTCTACAGAGATGCAAGAGTTTTGTTTAGAGCCATCAACAAGTAAAGGTTTACAGAGAAATGAACTTGAAATGTCTGCTGGTTCTCTCAGAAGGAGAATGCCAAGAATGCCAAGAGAGGATGCTGAAAGCACCACAGACACTACTACTGGAAAAATCTCTCGGGATAGAGTTGATATCCCAAGGGAAATGCCTAAACAATTCATCTTGAGGGAAGAGTTATCAGAATCAAGTTCACTGGCAGCTCGAAATGTGCAGCCTGATCTCATGTTAACATCCCAGGTGCCATGGAAGTCTTCATCAGACTTTTTCACTGCTGGGCCGCTGAGCCAGCTTGTTTACGATGGAATCCTGGAAAAATCATGCAGCTCCATGTCTGCAGCAACAAACCTCTCTGCTGGCAGGCTGCGAGCAGAGATGGAGCCACCTCTGCCAAAACCAAGGGTTGTCCTCCCTGCTCCCTCATTGCCTTCGGAGGCCGCAGATGACAGGaacaaggaaaaggaaaagagcaaaaaacctttaaagctcaaaaatctctttaaaaagaaaaatgagtcGAGTCCAGAGAAGCTATAA